The following is a genomic window from Arthrobacter sp. NicSoilB4.
GTCCTGCTGGAACACCCGACGTCGGTGGACCGGACCGAGCTGCTCAAGAGCTACCTGTCCCGGTTCGCAACGCTTTACCGCAGCTTCTGCAACGCCGACGGCGATCCCACCGCCGGGATGGCCGGCGGCCCCTCGCTGCACAAGCGCGTCGAGCACCTGCTGACGACGCTCGGCAAGCAGGTCCGTGCCCAGCTTCCGGGGGACCACGAGATCATCGGCCACGCCACCCGCCTGGATGACTACGGGTCGCTCCTGGTGGTGGACTCCGGAGGGCACGAGCACGTGGTGACGGCCGGCGATGTGGTGCACCTCCGCCCCTGGACGCCTCCCGGCCAGAACGCGGGCCATGAAAGCGGCTATGCGTAAAGGGCTCCTCCCGGGCGAACAAGTGATTGTGGTGACCCGGCCGCAGCCCCGGACCCTGACCGTTCCGGCGCTGCTGTTCATCCTGGCCCCGGCGCTCGCCGCCTACGCCAGCGCCTGGATCGTGAAGGGCGGGCCTCTCAAGCTGGCCCCGATCATCGCCCCGCAGGCCAAGGAGTGGACTCCATGGCTGATCGGGGCGTGCATTGCACTGGCGGCCTGGGTGCTGCTGGGCTACTGCCTGCCGCGGGTAATGACCTGGCACGCCACGACGTACACACTGACCAGCCAGCGGCTGATTGCCCGTTACGGCATGCTGCGGCGGCGCGATCAGCAGGTGTATCTGGCCACCGTTCGTAACGTGGTGATCCATCAGTCGTTGCTCCAACGCGTATTGCGATCCGGGAATATATCCTTGGATACCGGGCACCCCAACAGCGCGGTGCTCCCCGACGTTCCGGAAGTCGCGACGTTCCGGAACTTCATCCTCGACGCCATCAACGAACTCCCGCGGGACGGGATCCCGGGCGTCGAGGGTGTGCCGTACAACAACGCCAGCCCCTGGCAGATAGAGCCCTGGCCATTGGATGTGAGAGAAGGTGGAAGAGATGAGCGCTGAGAACGTGCACCGGGAGACCGGACTGCTGGCCGACGAACCGTCGCACGTTTCGGATGCCTTCGTTGAGGCCGCCAGCCTCGAAGCAGCCGTCCTCGACTCACTAACCGAGACCCCGGACGACGGCCCGGCCGGGACCTCCGCCGTGCCGGACGAGACAGCGCCGGATGAAACAGCGCCGGATCAGCCTGTGGCGGAACCCGACGACGCCGATTCGGTCGACTCCGACTCCGATGCATCTGACGCCGACGCCGAGGCCGACACCGGGGCCGACGACAGCCCGGGACAGCCAGCTCCCGCCGCCGCTCCGCCCACCGGCACCATGTCCGCCGAACGCATCGCCCTGAAAGCCCTCGAACAGCGGTTGCT
Proteins encoded in this region:
- a CDS encoding PH domain-containing protein translates to MRKGLLPGEQVIVVTRPQPRTLTVPALLFILAPALAAYASAWIVKGGPLKLAPIIAPQAKEWTPWLIGACIALAAWVLLGYCLPRVMTWHATTYTLTSQRLIARYGMLRRRDQQVYLATVRNVVIHQSLLQRVLRSGNISLDTGHPNSAVLPDVPEVATFRNFILDAINELPRDGIPGVEGVPYNNASPWQIEPWPLDVREGGRDER